Below is a genomic region from Gloeocapsa sp. PCC 73106.
ATTAAAAATTGCAAAGCTAATCCCGCTACCCCTCGGACCAAGTTGAGCATATTGGGACCTGGATCTTGTAATTCAGTTGCAGCTCTCGCCGCTTCCATTCCTTCGATAAAGTTCAGCGATGCTTGATAACCGTCGGTATTATTTTGACTTTGATACAGCGTGGCTGCGGTTTGAGCGTCTTGATTGGCTTCTAGCTCTTTCCCGAGATAGTATTGAGCTAGGGAGCGTCCTAGATAAGCGGAGGCAAAATTGGGATCAACAGTTAAAGCCCGATTAAAATGGTCGATCGCTCCTCGGTAATTACCCTTTTGAGACTCAGCCATTCCCCACTGTTGAAACTGTTCCACGTTAGCCGCATAGGTTGGTATACCCGTTGCTCCTTCTAC
It encodes:
- a CDS encoding pentapeptide repeat-containing protein, which codes for MKKTILLTALWLSVPVSVLAENLTHLSQLLSTKQCPQCDLRGTGLVMSNLSGADLSGADLSNANLSQANLSGANLSGADLSGASLYGANLTGADLTGAKLTGTDLRKAYLHNSSLVEVNLSEAYVEGATGIPTYAANVEQFQQWGMAESQKGNYRGAIDHFNRALTVDPNFASAYLGRSLAQYYLGKELEANQDAQTAATLYQSQNNTDGYQASLNFIEGMEAARAATELQDPGPNMLNLVRGVAGLALQFLIP